Proteins from one Dehalococcoidia bacterium genomic window:
- a CDS encoding phosphoribosyl transferase yields MHTPNRSPLFENRYDAGVKLAAKLAEYKTQQVIVLAIPNGGVPVAIPVALALNADLDIVVARKLPIPLLPEGGFGAVADDGTTIFNQDVLKAINLDEHQINYQVNKVRSDIRQRSLIYRNNRTLSVVKGKTAIIVDDGLASGYTMLAAVESVKRRQPARIIIAVPAASEAAVAQVAKAANRVFTVETSHAQKFYIADYYRYWNSLSDEEGVRCFRDWQARRNQNGTKPPPPPPTPSAKYKRGTF; encoded by the coding sequence TTGCACACGCCCAATCGTTCCCCGCTATTTGAGAACCGCTATGACGCCGGAGTAAAACTGGCAGCCAAACTGGCCGAGTATAAAACCCAGCAGGTAATCGTGCTGGCCATTCCCAATGGCGGCGTGCCTGTCGCTATCCCCGTGGCTTTAGCGCTGAATGCCGACCTCGACATCGTCGTGGCGCGCAAGCTGCCCATACCGCTACTGCCCGAGGGCGGTTTCGGGGCCGTAGCTGATGACGGCACCACCATCTTTAACCAGGATGTGCTGAAGGCCATCAATCTTGACGAGCACCAGATAAATTACCAGGTGAACAAGGTGCGTAGCGACATACGCCAGCGCAGTTTAATCTACCGCAACAACCGTACACTTTCCGTCGTTAAAGGCAAAACGGCCATCATTGTTGATGACGGGCTGGCCTCGGGCTACACTATGCTGGCCGCGGTAGAATCGGTCAAGAGGCGCCAGCCGGCGCGCATCATCATCGCCGTCCCGGCGGCATCGGAGGCCGCTGTAGCGCAGGTGGCAAAGGCGGCCAACAGGGTGTTCACCGTGGAAACGTCGCATGCGCAGAAATTTTATATCGCGGATTACTACCGCTACTGGAATTCGCTTAGCGATGAAGAAGGTGTGCGCTGCTTCAGAGACTGGCAGGCCAGACGTAACCAGAACGGGACCAAACCGCCGCCGCCCCCACCTACGCCATCTGCAAAGTACAAAAGAGGCACATTTTGA
- a CDS encoding divergent PAP2 family protein — protein MLNTVVNETLLIATTSWLVAQLLKVVGGLIREKRLDMSFFIRSGGMPSSHTALVTSLATSVGILLGFNSVEFAISTVFASIVMYDAAGVRRSVGQQSIILNRILRELRERRPKDMEHDVRELIGHTPFQVFSGAILGIGIAVVWLWWSGKL, from the coding sequence ATTTTGAACACGGTGGTTAACGAAACGCTGCTTATCGCCACCACCTCCTGGCTCGTGGCCCAGTTGCTCAAGGTGGTCGGCGGACTCATCCGAGAAAAACGCCTCGATATGAGCTTTTTTATCCGTAGCGGCGGCATGCCTAGCTCCCACACAGCGCTGGTGACATCGCTGGCTACGTCAGTGGGTATTCTGCTTGGTTTCAATTCGGTTGAGTTTGCTATTTCGACGGTGTTCGCATCCATCGTGATGTACGACGCCGCGGGCGTCAGGCGCTCCGTCGGCCAGCAGTCGATTATCCTGAACAGGATACTACGCGAACTGCGCGAGCGCCGTCCCAAGGATATGGAGCATGACGTGCGCGAACTTATCGGACATACACCTTTTCAGGTGTTCAGCGGGGCTATACTGGGCATCGGCATCGCAGTGGTCTGGCTGTGGTGGAGCGGGAAATTATAG